The Xanthomonas sp. CFBP 8443 genome has a window encoding:
- a CDS encoding DUF3300 domain-containing protein: MDLRSLPSTRSALALATAMSVLALGACQQQPTPTPAPATSVAAATAPAPYVPPSADQLYKLVAPIALFPDKLLAQTLAASVYPDQVADAQGWLRSNSGLAAADRLQAAAAQPWDPSVKALIAFPDVIEQLAGNGDWTRALGDAYAHDPNEVLDAIQVMRGRAQAQGHLRSTPQQRVQVVQRTLVEPAYADARIPPPRQTIVVEPAQPDVVYVPRYDPDVVYGAPVDVYREYRYRPRYYSEGDLATAGIVSFGVGVLVGDALEHRHHGPMAWLEPEPTWHRWGWNSWGMNWNAPPSAPHYVVYQNHVYAPRTTIINNTITNNRIDARSFVHNDNRSFPQRAALAAMPAAAAAALAPRLAQNPRGAAPQVAPAAAPSHTLDYAQLSTPHFNERMLQPGRPVVTTAAQRPPQPGLGGPNAAGLARDAHAQPPLAQAPHAPMPMSAADPRHAMPMANAAAARRRDMPQAAHTNAPMPMGNMQMAHATPQHAMSMPAPHREDPRAPQARFAQPEPPRPAPHAFAASNAPQPAPAHRQAPMREFPERVQPMPRQEQQQRPPMQEQRMARIAPPRPQPMHAAAPRPAPRPAPAHPEPHHAHDHDKHNG; this comes from the coding sequence ATGGATCTCCGCTCCCTGCCATCAACGAGGTCGGCGTTGGCGCTGGCCACCGCCATGAGCGTGCTGGCGCTGGGTGCATGCCAGCAGCAACCGACACCAACGCCCGCACCCGCCACATCTGTGGCCGCGGCCACCGCGCCCGCACCCTACGTGCCGCCCAGCGCCGACCAGCTGTACAAGCTGGTGGCGCCGATCGCGCTGTTTCCCGACAAGCTGCTCGCGCAGACCCTGGCCGCTTCGGTCTACCCGGACCAGGTCGCCGACGCACAGGGCTGGTTGCGCAGCAACAGTGGCCTGGCGGCGGCCGACCGTCTGCAGGCCGCCGCGGCACAGCCCTGGGATCCCAGCGTCAAGGCGCTGATCGCGTTCCCCGATGTGATCGAGCAGTTGGCCGGCAACGGCGACTGGACCCGTGCGCTCGGCGATGCCTATGCGCACGACCCCAACGAGGTCCTCGACGCGATCCAGGTCATGCGCGGACGCGCGCAGGCGCAGGGCCACCTGCGCAGCACGCCACAGCAACGGGTGCAGGTGGTGCAACGCACGCTGGTGGAACCGGCCTATGCCGATGCGCGGATCCCGCCGCCGCGCCAGACCATCGTCGTCGAACCGGCGCAACCGGATGTCGTCTACGTCCCGCGCTACGATCCGGACGTGGTCTACGGCGCGCCGGTCGACGTCTACCGCGAGTATCGCTACCGCCCGCGTTACTACAGCGAAGGCGATCTGGCGACCGCCGGCATCGTTTCCTTCGGCGTCGGCGTGCTGGTCGGCGACGCGCTCGAGCATCGCCACCATGGTCCGATGGCCTGGCTGGAGCCGGAACCGACCTGGCATCGCTGGGGCTGGAACAGCTGGGGCATGAACTGGAACGCCCCGCCCTCGGCACCGCACTACGTGGTCTACCAGAACCATGTCTACGCGCCGCGCACCACCATCATCAACAACACCATCACCAACAACCGGATCGATGCGCGCAGCTTCGTGCACAACGACAACCGCAGTTTCCCGCAGCGGGCGGCGCTAGCGGCCATGCCTGCGGCGGCCGCCGCCGCACTGGCGCCGCGTCTGGCGCAGAACCCGCGCGGCGCCGCGCCGCAGGTCGCGCCGGCGGCGGCGCCAAGCCACACGCTCGACTATGCGCAGCTGTCCACGCCGCATTTCAATGAGCGGATGCTGCAGCCGGGCCGACCGGTGGTGACAACCGCCGCGCAGCGGCCGCCGCAGCCCGGGCTGGGCGGCCCCAACGCAGCCGGCCTCGCGCGCGATGCGCATGCGCAGCCGCCATTGGCGCAAGCGCCGCACGCGCCGATGCCGATGTCCGCGGCCGATCCCCGCCACGCCATGCCGATGGCCAACGCCGCAGCAGCGCGACGGCGCGACATGCCGCAGGCAGCGCACACCAACGCGCCGATGCCGATGGGGAACATGCAGATGGCGCATGCAACGCCGCAGCACGCGATGTCCATGCCCGCGCCGCACCGGGAGGATCCGCGCGCGCCGCAGGCCCGCTTCGCCCAGCCCGAACCGCCACGGCCGGCGCCGCACGCGTTCGCCGCCTCCAATGCCCCGCAGCCGGCGCCCGCGCACCGGCAGGCGCCGATGCGGGAGTTCCCTGAGCGTGTTCAGCCCATGCCGCGACAAGAACAACAGCAGCGGCCGCCGATGCAGGAGCAACGCATGGCCCGGATCGCGCCGCCGCGGCCGCAGCCGATGCACGCGGCCGCGCCGCGCCCTGCCCCGCGGCCGGCGCCAGCGCACCCCGAGCCGCACCACGCGCACGACCACGACAAGCACAACGGATAG
- a CDS encoding RluA family pseudouridine synthase: MTSSPIPPKPRDVATSAVRILKVPEDRAGQRVDNFLLGQLKGAPRSLIYKLMRSGQVRVNGGRTKAERKLEAGDEVRIPPVKLHEEGEKTAPPDAFMARLEAAIVYEDARLLALNKPSGVASHGGSGISFGAIETLRALRPNQTLELVHRLDRDTSGLLIVAKKRSALTEMQALMREDDRVEGRGISKRYLTLLVGRMPDGVMSVDAPLHIGLRQGGERHVQVNVAGKASLSHFRVLERRGGHSYCEVRIETGRTHQIRVHAQHLGHPVAGDDKYGDEAVNKRLREQIGLKRLFLHAASLEFTLDGGKTPYLLNAPLADELAEALNRLGG; this comes from the coding sequence ATGACTTCCTCCCCGATCCCCCCCAAGCCGCGCGATGTCGCGACCAGCGCGGTGCGCATTCTCAAGGTTCCGGAAGACAGGGCTGGACAGCGCGTAGACAATTTCCTGCTCGGCCAGCTCAAGGGCGCGCCGCGCAGCCTGATCTACAAGCTGATGCGCAGCGGCCAGGTCCGGGTCAACGGCGGCCGCACCAAGGCCGAGCGCAAGCTGGAGGCGGGCGACGAGGTGCGCATCCCGCCGGTGAAGCTGCACGAGGAGGGCGAGAAGACCGCCCCGCCGGACGCGTTCATGGCCCGGCTGGAGGCGGCGATCGTCTATGAGGACGCGCGGCTGCTGGCGCTGAACAAGCCGTCCGGGGTCGCCAGCCATGGCGGCAGCGGGATCAGCTTCGGCGCCATCGAGACCCTGCGCGCCCTGCGCCCGAACCAGACCCTGGAGCTGGTGCACCGGCTCGACCGCGACACCTCCGGGCTGCTGATCGTGGCCAAGAAGCGCTCGGCGCTGACCGAGATGCAGGCGCTGATGCGCGAGGACGACCGGGTCGAGGGCCGCGGCATCAGCAAGCGCTACCTGACCCTGCTGGTCGGGCGCATGCCCGACGGGGTGATGAGCGTGGACGCGCCGCTGCACATCGGCCTGCGCCAGGGCGGCGAGCGCCATGTACAGGTGAATGTGGCAGGCAAGGCATCGCTGAGCCACTTCCGGGTGCTGGAGCGGCGCGGCGGGCATTCCTATTGCGAGGTGCGGATCGAGACCGGCCGCACTCACCAGATCCGCGTGCATGCCCAGCACCTGGGGCATCCGGTCGCCGGCGACGACAAGTACGGCGATGAGGCGGTCAACAAGCGCCTGCGCGAGCAGATCGGGCTCAAGCGCCTGTTCCTGCATGCCGCCTCGCTGGAATTCACCCTCGACGGCGGCAAGACCCCGTACCTGCTGAATGCGCCGCTAGCCGACGAACTGGCCGAGGCGCTGAACCGCCTCGGCGGCTGA
- a CDS encoding Rne/Rng family ribonuclease: protein MKRMLINATQAEELRVAIVDGQTLYDIDIEQPSKEQKKSNIYKGRITRLEPSLEAAFVEYGGERHGFLPLKEISRDYFQAGVDHNKATIRELLREGQEVVVQVDKEERGNKGAALTTFISLAGRYMVLMPNSPSAGGVSRRIEGEDRAALKEALDKLNIPDDMGVIIRTAGVGRDAEELQWDLDYLLQVWKSIAEAALAKPAPFLIYQESRLIIRALRDYLRADIGEILVDTPEMYGDAQEFMQQVMPQSLRKLKHYTDDIPLFNRFQIESQIEAAYERSVRLPSGGSIVVDQTEALTAVDVNSSRATKGSDIEDTAFQTNLEAAEEVARQLRLRDLGGLVVIDFIDMASNKHQREVENRLQNALKYDRARVQIGRISRFGLLEMSRQRLRPSLGESSQIVCPRCDGHGRMRSVESMSLSIIRVAEEHAMKENTGQVLVQAPVEIANYLLNEKRRALSEIEKRHDAPIVIVADEQLHTPHYEVTRLRENELGEESAKPSYQRNTPRKLPVHALTKAQLNIPAPAVTNVKHSQPAPVREVADVQEPVAAPVQVQAPAPAQVAAPAPATGVVGWLKRIFGAGESPAPAPTASEPAQRQRAHDGNRNRNDRGDRNARRDGSRGGQGGNAARGNGGNVRRDERRPGNGGGNAQGGQQNLASKPPRNEQAPQQAKPQQQNPQQQPKAPKQQQPQNPPRQPKPQQEPAQAALQGDRPQRQPRQDEAEAKPATAPAAVAQDATTIAAAAVAGGAAALSSDAPTTSEVTTTAPAPVAQPDVVQANIDERESAAETAQAVPAGESGDADDANGEAGGRRRRGRRGGRRRRRGNGEAGSGSEGAGFDDNDNELDAGDSDSDGETAPAPSRSQPEFDFDDDTTPAEAAEAKPQQAPRAPREKREPRPPRHEQAANAPAPVVAAATVVPQAEGDTAPAQQAAPVAATAAPQTEDGTAQVQAAPVAAVAAIATPPSVAETAAVDAASVGTPQAETVPPTAAAPLPPVREALAARSEAVPAAELAPSIVTESAASEAAPPETIEDALQPAPAPIVEQPVPVATTQSAAGTETVAASAAPVEQPATASTAAVTKPQQDTAPAAPPLAEEEPSKPAYMPVQTTLLDAFPEEPAAVEPTTPAPAPIAATPQSNAAESSHVGSAEPAPADTTGNGLFDAPPAPPADAPVAVAQHQPPRPKSDDSEGDDDKEHKERAS from the coding sequence ATGAAGCGAATGCTGATCAACGCCACGCAGGCGGAAGAACTGCGTGTGGCCATCGTGGACGGCCAGACCCTGTACGACATCGACATCGAGCAGCCGTCCAAGGAACAGAAGAAGTCCAACATCTACAAGGGCCGCATCACGCGACTCGAACCCTCGCTCGAAGCCGCCTTCGTCGAATACGGCGGCGAGCGCCACGGCTTCCTGCCGCTGAAGGAAATCTCCCGCGACTACTTCCAGGCCGGCGTCGACCACAACAAGGCGACGATCCGCGAACTGCTGCGCGAGGGCCAGGAAGTGGTGGTCCAGGTGGACAAGGAAGAACGCGGCAACAAGGGCGCCGCCCTGACCACGTTCATCTCGCTGGCCGGCCGCTACATGGTGCTGATGCCGAACTCGCCCAGCGCCGGCGGCGTCTCGCGCCGGATCGAGGGCGAGGACCGCGCCGCGCTGAAGGAAGCGCTGGACAAGCTGAACATCCCCGACGACATGGGCGTGATCATCCGCACCGCAGGCGTCGGCCGCGATGCCGAAGAGCTGCAATGGGACCTGGACTACCTGCTGCAGGTCTGGAAGTCGATCGCCGAGGCCGCGCTGGCCAAGCCGGCGCCGTTCCTGATCTACCAGGAATCGCGGCTGATCATCCGCGCCCTGCGCGACTACCTGCGCGCCGATATCGGCGAGATCCTGGTCGATACGCCCGAGATGTACGGCGATGCCCAGGAGTTCATGCAGCAGGTGATGCCGCAGAGCCTGCGCAAGCTCAAGCACTACACCGACGACATCCCGCTGTTCAACCGATTCCAGATCGAATCGCAGATCGAGGCCGCCTACGAACGCAGCGTGCGCCTGCCCTCCGGCGGCTCGATCGTGGTCGACCAGACCGAGGCGCTGACCGCGGTGGACGTCAACTCCTCGCGCGCGACCAAGGGCAGCGACATCGAGGACACCGCGTTCCAGACCAACCTGGAGGCCGCCGAAGAGGTGGCGCGCCAGCTGCGCCTGCGCGACCTCGGCGGCCTGGTGGTCATCGACTTCATCGACATGGCCTCCAACAAGCACCAGCGCGAGGTCGAGAACCGCCTGCAGAACGCGCTCAAGTACGACCGCGCACGGGTGCAGATCGGCCGCATCTCGCGCTTCGGCCTGCTCGAGATGAGCCGCCAGCGCCTGCGTCCGTCGCTGGGCGAGTCCAGCCAGATCGTGTGCCCGCGTTGCGACGGCCATGGCCGCATGCGCAGCGTCGAGTCGATGTCGCTGTCGATCATCCGCGTCGCCGAAGAGCATGCGATGAAGGAGAACACCGGACAGGTGCTGGTGCAGGCCCCGGTGGAGATCGCCAACTACCTGCTCAACGAGAAGCGCCGCGCGCTCAGCGAGATCGAGAAGCGCCACGACGCGCCGATCGTCATCGTCGCCGACGAACAACTGCATACCCCGCACTACGAAGTGACCCGCCTGCGCGAGAACGAGCTCGGCGAGGAAAGCGCCAAGCCCAGCTACCAGCGCAACACCCCGCGCAAGCTGCCGGTGCATGCGCTGACCAAGGCGCAGCTGAACATTCCGGCGCCGGCGGTGACCAATGTGAAGCACTCGCAGCCGGCCCCGGTGCGCGAAGTGGCCGACGTGCAGGAACCGGTCGCCGCGCCCGTGCAGGTGCAGGCCCCGGCGCCCGCCCAGGTCGCGGCCCCGGCTCCGGCCACCGGCGTGGTCGGCTGGCTGAAGCGGATCTTCGGTGCCGGCGAAAGCCCGGCCCCGGCGCCGACCGCCAGCGAACCGGCGCAGCGCCAGCGCGCCCATGACGGCAACCGCAACCGCAACGACCGCGGCGACCGCAATGCGCGTCGCGACGGCAGCCGCGGCGGCCAGGGCGGCAATGCCGCGCGCGGCAACGGCGGCAACGTGCGCCGCGACGAGCGCCGTCCGGGCAATGGCGGTGGCAACGCACAGGGCGGCCAGCAGAACCTGGCGTCCAAGCCGCCGCGCAACGAGCAGGCGCCGCAGCAGGCCAAGCCGCAGCAGCAGAACCCGCAGCAGCAGCCCAAGGCGCCGAAGCAGCAGCAGCCGCAGAACCCGCCGCGCCAGCCCAAGCCGCAGCAGGAGCCGGCACAGGCCGCGCTGCAGGGCGACAGGCCGCAGCGCCAGCCGCGCCAGGACGAGGCCGAGGCCAAGCCCGCCACGGCACCGGCTGCCGTGGCGCAGGACGCCACCACGATCGCGGCAGCCGCCGTGGCCGGCGGTGCCGCCGCGTTGAGCAGCGATGCGCCGACCACCAGCGAGGTCACCACCACCGCGCCGGCACCGGTCGCGCAGCCGGACGTGGTCCAGGCGAACATCGATGAACGCGAGAGCGCCGCGGAAACCGCACAGGCCGTGCCGGCTGGCGAGAGCGGCGATGCCGACGACGCCAACGGCGAGGCCGGCGGCCGCCGCCGTCGCGGCCGTCGTGGCGGCCGTCGCCGCCGTCGCGGCAACGGCGAAGCCGGCAGCGGCAGCGAGGGCGCAGGGTTCGACGACAACGACAACGAACTGGATGCCGGCGACAGCGACAGCGACGGCGAAACCGCGCCGGCGCCGAGCCGCAGCCAGCCGGAGTTCGACTTCGACGACGACACCACCCCGGCCGAAGCCGCCGAGGCCAAGCCGCAGCAGGCGCCGCGCGCGCCGCGGGAAAAGCGCGAGCCGCGTCCGCCGCGGCACGAGCAGGCCGCTAACGCCCCGGCGCCGGTCGTCGCAGCTGCAACCGTGGTGCCGCAGGCCGAGGGCGATACCGCGCCGGCGCAGCAGGCCGCACCGGTGGCTGCAACCGCAGCGCCGCAGACCGAAGACGGCACCGCGCAGGTGCAGGCCGCGCCAGTCGCCGCAGTCGCAGCGATCGCAACTCCGCCCTCCGTTGCCGAGACGGCAGCGGTCGACGCGGCATCGGTCGGCACCCCGCAGGCAGAAACGGTGCCGCCGACAGCGGCAGCACCGCTGCCGCCCGTCCGCGAGGCGCTAGCGGCGCGTTCCGAGGCAGTGCCTGCCGCGGAGCTTGCTCCGTCGATCGTCACCGAGTCGGCCGCTTCCGAAGCGGCACCGCCGGAGACCATCGAGGACGCACTGCAGCCGGCACCTGCGCCGATCGTCGAGCAGCCCGTCCCGGTCGCCACGACGCAAAGCGCCGCCGGAACGGAAACCGTTGCAGCGTCGGCTGCGCCGGTCGAGCAACCGGCAACGGCGTCCACGGCGGCGGTCACCAAGCCGCAGCAGGACACCGCGCCGGCAGCGCCGCCGCTCGCCGAGGAAGAACCCAGCAAGCCGGCCTACATGCCGGTGCAGACCACGCTGCTGGACGCCTTCCCCGAAGAGCCCGCCGCCGTCGAACCGACGACACCGGCACCTGCGCCGATCGCGGCAACCCCGCAGTCGAACGCCGCCGAAAGCAGCCATGTCGGCAGCGCAGAACCGGCGCCTGCCGATACGACCGGCAACGGCCTGTTCGACGCACCGCCCGCCCCTCCGGCGGATGCGCCGGTCGCGGTCGCCCAGCACCAGCCGCCGCGCCCCAAGAGCGACGACAGCGAGGGCGACGACGACAAGGAGCACAAGGAACGCGCCAGCTGA
- a CDS encoding response regulator yields MAIRVFLVDDHALVRTGMKLILSNQTDIEIVGEAESGEAAMPQIRQLKPDIVLCDLHMPGVSGLEVTERIVKGDHGTKVIIVSVLEDGPLPKRLLEAGASGYVGKAGDAQELLRAVRDVAMGKRYLGANIAQNLALANLEGGGSPFDALSPRELEVALLLTRGLRQEDIAKRLSLSAKTVNTHKARLFEKVGIHDNIALARLATQYGLLDPAHPL; encoded by the coding sequence ATGGCCATCAGGGTTTTTCTGGTCGACGATCACGCTCTTGTCCGTACCGGCATGAAGCTGATCCTTTCGAATCAAACAGATATCGAAATCGTCGGCGAGGCCGAGAGCGGCGAGGCCGCGATGCCGCAGATCCGTCAGCTGAAGCCCGACATCGTGCTGTGCGATCTGCACATGCCCGGGGTCAGCGGACTGGAAGTGACCGAGCGCATCGTCAAGGGCGATCACGGCACCAAGGTCATCATCGTTTCGGTGCTGGAGGATGGTCCGTTGCCCAAGCGCCTGCTCGAGGCCGGCGCGTCCGGCTACGTGGGCAAGGCCGGCGACGCGCAGGAACTGTTGCGCGCGGTGCGCGACGTGGCGATGGGCAAGCGCTATCTCGGTGCCAATATCGCGCAGAACCTGGCGCTGGCGAACCTGGAGGGCGGCGGTTCGCCGTTCGACGCCTTGTCCCCGCGCGAACTGGAAGTGGCGCTGCTGCTGACCCGCGGGCTGCGCCAGGAAGACATCGCCAAGCGCTTGAGCCTCAGCGCCAAGACGGTCAACACGCACAAGGCGCGGCTGTTCGAGAAGGTCGGCATCCACGACAACATCGCGCTGGCGCGGCTGGCGACGCAGTACGGATTGCTGGATCCGGCGCATCCGTTGTAG